One genomic window of Cottoperca gobio chromosome 10, fCotGob3.1, whole genome shotgun sequence includes the following:
- the LOC115014539 gene encoding uncharacterized protein LOC115014539 isoform X1, giving the protein MLIIFYVAFMFTIGGCTDDQSFVTKTVGVGEDVMLTCSRQAAISGTLFWIRVVAGNFPEVLGASYTFDNARVNMTPRITTKQEPGTFVLRITKTQLSDTAFYCCEQVVELQTIFLNKTFLRVKGLDITAIIQDLPSDPVRPGDSVTLQCSVLSDSENKTCAGQHSVFWFRSGSDESHPKVIYAHGNSGDGCEKSPEAHAPQKCIYDFFKNVSSSDAGTYYCAVATYGDICFGNETKLDHEASIMLLDDCQRANITLCLLCAALAISSIVIALLIYTIKRKSSSCFNAAAPLKTNAAKTTDDQQSQQTDEDSLVYSVADFTRGRAGRSIKRGANSVMEESIYTEVRVLG; this is encoded by the exons ATGCTGATCATATTTTATGTAGCTTTCATGTTCACAATTGGGG GATGCACAGACGACCAGAGCTTTGTGACAAAGACTGTTGGTGTCGGAGAAGATGTGATGCTAACATGTAGCCGCCAGGCTGCTATTTCAGGAACCTTATTTTGGATCAGAGTTGTTGCTGGAAACTTCCCTGAAGTCTTAGGAGCCAGTTATACGTTTGATAATGCCAGAGTTAATATGACTCCTCgcataacaacaaaacaagaaccTGGGACGTTTGTTCTACGTATTACTAAAACGCAGCTGAGCGATACTGCATTCTACTGCTGTGAACAAGTGGTTGAACTACAAACTATTTTTCTGAATAAAACCTTCTTGAGAGTCAAAG GACTTGATATCACTGCCATCATTCAAGACCTTCCATCTGATCCAGTCCGTCCAGGAGACTCAGTGACTCTGCAGTGTTCAGTCCTCTCTGACTCTGAGAACAAGACGTGTGCAGGACAACACAGTGTGTTCTGGTTCAGATCTGGATCAGATGAATCTCATCCTAAAGTCATTTACGCTCATGGAAACAGTGGTGATGGATGTGAGAAGAGTCCCGAGGCTCACGCTCCACAGAAATGTATCTACGACTTCTTTAAAAACGTCAGCTCCTCTGATGCGGGGACTTATTACTGTGCTGTGGCCACATACGGGGATATATGTTTcggaaatgaaacaaaactggACCATGAAG CCTCCATCATGTTGTTGGACGATTGTCAGAGGGCCAATATAActctgtgtctgttgtgtgcTGCTTTGGCTATAAGTTCCATTGTTATAGCCTTACTGATATACACCATCAAGAGGAAAAGCTCCAGTTGTTTTAATG CTGCTGCTCCCTTGAAAACAAATGCTGCAAAAACCACTGATGACCAACAAAGTCAGCAG ACAGATGAAGACTCGTTGGTTTATTCTGTGGCAGACTTCACCAGAGGGAGAGCCGGCAGGAGTATAAAGAGAGGGGCAAACTCAGTCATGGAAGAGAGCATCTACACTGAAGTCAGGGTTTTGGGATAG
- the LOC115014539 gene encoding uncharacterized protein LOC115014539 isoform X2 — protein sequence MLTCSRQAAISGTLFWIRVVAGNFPEVLGASYTFDNARVNMTPRITTKQEPGTFVLRITKTQLSDTAFYCCEQVVELQTIFLNKTFLRVKGLDITAIIQDLPSDPVRPGDSVTLQCSVLSDSENKTCAGQHSVFWFRSGSDESHPKVIYAHGNSGDGCEKSPEAHAPQKCIYDFFKNVSSSDAGTYYCAVATYGDICFGNETKLDHEASIMLLDDCQRANITLCLLCAALAISSIVIALLIYTIKRKSSSCFNAAAPLKTNAAKTTDDQQSQQTDEDSLVYSVADFTRGRAGRSIKRGANSVMEESIYTEVRVLG from the exons ATGCTAACATGTAGCCGCCAGGCTGCTATTTCAGGAACCTTATTTTGGATCAGAGTTGTTGCTGGAAACTTCCCTGAAGTCTTAGGAGCCAGTTATACGTTTGATAATGCCAGAGTTAATATGACTCCTCgcataacaacaaaacaagaaccTGGGACGTTTGTTCTACGTATTACTAAAACGCAGCTGAGCGATACTGCATTCTACTGCTGTGAACAAGTGGTTGAACTACAAACTATTTTTCTGAATAAAACCTTCTTGAGAGTCAAAG GACTTGATATCACTGCCATCATTCAAGACCTTCCATCTGATCCAGTCCGTCCAGGAGACTCAGTGACTCTGCAGTGTTCAGTCCTCTCTGACTCTGAGAACAAGACGTGTGCAGGACAACACAGTGTGTTCTGGTTCAGATCTGGATCAGATGAATCTCATCCTAAAGTCATTTACGCTCATGGAAACAGTGGTGATGGATGTGAGAAGAGTCCCGAGGCTCACGCTCCACAGAAATGTATCTACGACTTCTTTAAAAACGTCAGCTCCTCTGATGCGGGGACTTATTACTGTGCTGTGGCCACATACGGGGATATATGTTTcggaaatgaaacaaaactggACCATGAAG CCTCCATCATGTTGTTGGACGATTGTCAGAGGGCCAATATAActctgtgtctgttgtgtgcTGCTTTGGCTATAAGTTCCATTGTTATAGCCTTACTGATATACACCATCAAGAGGAAAAGCTCCAGTTGTTTTAATG CTGCTGCTCCCTTGAAAACAAATGCTGCAAAAACCACTGATGACCAACAAAGTCAGCAG ACAGATGAAGACTCGTTGGTTTATTCTGTGGCAGACTTCACCAGAGGGAGAGCCGGCAGGAGTATAAAGAGAGGGGCAAACTCAGTCATGGAAGAGAGCATCTACACTGAAGTCAGGGTTTTGGGATAG
- the LOC115015002 gene encoding ribonuclease-like 3, with protein MRIQFVCLLLVLLSATVLSKNKNIKYRYNKFINQHIIAEMEVCSCDSVMRTRKIERKQINTFIISDIPAVRSICVGNGEPDGNLTKSIKRFNIVVCKLRKCIYFGEIKEKKKVIIKCEGGFPVHYGRDIDHCEN; from the coding sequence ATGAGGATCCAGTTTGTCTGtttgctgctggtgctgctctcTGCCACTGTGCTCTCtaagaataaaaacatcaaatatcgATACAACAAGTTCATAAACCAGCACATCATTGCAGAGATGGAGGTCTGTAGCTGTGATTCTGTGATGAGAACAAGAAAAATCGAGCGTAAGCAGATCAACACCTTCATCATATCCGACATCCCAGCCGTGAGATCCATCTGTGTGGGTAACGGAGAGCCTGATGGTAACCTGACCAAAAGCATCAAACGCTTTAACATTGTCGTCTGTAAactgagaaaatgtatttacttcggtgaaataaaagaaaaaaagaaagtcataataaaatgtgaaggAGGCTTTCCTGTGCACTATGGTAGAGACATTGATCACTGTGAGAACTGA
- the LOC115014538 gene encoding uncharacterized protein LOC115014538 has product MIGGLAALILLSTASLIQTAEVPHQISSTVVELGDNLTLTCSFTQNDLWFVYWYKIKFGYMAQTIASETFNKLKLQGQFDNSRFEVTNLNAQYVLNIRNVNKEDEATYFCLAGSAYIMKFINATLLAVNDHKNVQKSVLVKQSPETESVRPGDSVTLQCSLLSTDKENADQCPGEHDVYWFRSGSGGSHPSFIYTHSDEQKERSCVYSLSTTIQNSSDTGTYYCAVVTCGQILFGEGTKVETRSQLDTVVLVLGVLLACCVTLITVLMFYLNRRRVCEHCKGATTASRNPGYDKSTVDQSTDLDGDGDAVNYAALNFSTRKAKRVKKTRESPPECVYSAVRAEYHDQHQSSL; this is encoded by the exons ATGATCGGAGGACTGGCTGCTTTGATTCTTCTAAGTACTGCGT cCCTGATTCAAACTGCAGAGGTTCCTCACCAGATCTCTTCGACTGTGGTTGAACTTGGAGATAATTTGACTCTGACATGTTCATTCACTCAAAATGATTTATGGTTTGTTTACTGGTATAAGATAAAGTTTGGATATATGGCTCAAACTATTGCATCAGAAACTTTCAACAAATTAAAACTTCAAGGACAATTTGACAACTCAAGATTTGAAGTCACAAATTTGAACGCTCAGTATGTTCTTAAtatcagaaatgtaaacaaagaagaTGAAGCAACATACTTCTGTCTAGCAGGATCGGCATACATAATGAAATTCATTAACGCCACACTTTTGGCTGTGAATG ATCataaaaatgtgcagaaatCTGTCCTCGTGAAACAAAGTCCGGAGACGGAGTCGGTCCGGCCGGGCGACTCAGTGACTCTCCAGTGTTCACTTCTCTCCACTGACAAAGAAAACGCAGATCAGTGTCCAGGTGAACACGATGTGTACTGGTTCAGATCTGGATCAGGAGGATCACATCCAAGCTTCATTTACACTCACAGTGacgaacaaaaggaaagaagttGTGTCTACAGTCTGTCCACAACTATACAGAACTCATCTGATACTGGGACTTACTACTGTGCTGTGGTCACATGTGGACAGATCCTGTTTGGTGAAGGAACTAAAGTGGAGACAA GATCACAACTGGACACAGTCGTCCTTGTGCTTGGAGTACTGTTGGCCTGCTGTGTGACTCTGATTACCGTCCTTATGTTCTACTTAAATCGAAGGAGAGTTTGTGAACATTGCAAAG GAGCAACGACTGCCTCCCGTAATCCAGGATATGACAAGTCTACAGTGGATCAATCAACTGACCtg GATGGAGACGGAGATGCAGTAAACTATGCTGCACTCAATTTCTCCACAAGGAAAGCGAAAAGAGTGAAGAAGACGAGAGAGTCACcacctgagtgtgtgtactcTGCTGTAAGAGCAGAATACCACGACCAGCACCAGTCCTCTCTATAG
- the LOC115014540 gene encoding uncharacterized protein LOC115014540, whose product MLPLWITLLLLHEGYALISVTTVQLGEPATFTCAFHNWHHSSKQVKWYKQSVGNTPTLITTLMKGTINPIFEQGFPESRFTAVQNLTMSTLIILKTIREDEAVYHCAVTNWSRDQWNGTYLSLKGSSQTATDFTVVQWPTLSDPVHPGDSATLQCSVISDSKKDTCPGEHTVHWFGVRSDKSYPNIIYTNGNKHDECEKRSDTVKSCVYRFSKNFSSSDAGTYYCAVAACGEILFGNGTKLDIEGNGSAFFDDSQNRQYISASAVCCLGYKCDCYSRPHLRTQGKQL is encoded by the exons ATGCTCCCTCTCTGGATAACACTGCTTCTTCTCCATGAAGGAT ATGCACTGATCTCGGTGACCACTGTTCAGCTTGGTGAACCTGCCACCTTCACGTGTGCTTTCCATAATTGGCACCATAGCAGTAAACAAGTCAAGTGGTACAAACAGAGTGTAGGGAATACTCCTACATTAATTACTACACTGATGAAAGGCACTATAAATCCTATTTTTGAACAAGGGTTTCCTGAATCACGATTTACTGCAGTCCAAAATCTAACCATGAGCACTCTGATCATTTTGAAGACAATCCGAGAAGATGAGGCAGTGTATCACTGTGCCGTCACTAACTGGAGCAGGGATCAGTGGAATGGCACATATTTGTCTTTAAAAG GAAGCTCTCAGACGGCGACAGACTTTACCGTTGTTCAGTGGCCGACATTATCTGATCCAGTTCATCCAGGAGACTCCGCCACTCTCCAGTGTTCAGTCATCTCTGACTCTAAGAAGGACACGTGTCCAGGTGAACACACTGTGCACTGGTTTGGAGTCAGATCAGATAAATCTTATCCAAACATCATTTACACGAATGGAAATAAACATGATGAATGTGAGAAGAGATCTGACACTGTGAAGAGTTGTGTTTATCGCTTCTCCAAGAACTTCAGCTCCTCCGACGCAGGGACGTACTACTGCGCTGTGGCCGCATGTGGAGAGATATTATTTGGAAATGGAACAAAACTGGATATTGAAG GAAACGGCTCAGCGTTCTTTGATGATTCACAGAATAGGCAATATATTTCTGCTTCTGCTGTGTGCTGTCTTGGCTATAAGTGTGATTGTTATAGCCGTCCTCATTTACGCACTCAAGGAAAACAACTGTGA